One part of the Panulirus ornatus isolate Po-2019 chromosome 73, ASM3632096v1, whole genome shotgun sequence genome encodes these proteins:
- the LOC139748307 gene encoding uncharacterized protein isoform X5, translating to MAKTKAGPGRQINRLRLNNNNNNNKKHMQNGLYVHSSPPKALNDDTGPATAKIREYIRAADVEALENVVLLGQGTKLINQHATDQRVRNFLKTVPSYMSKIDLVHDSVEKGNLRDLKALLDRRKLARSKDAQGVGLLHKAVVHGHRDIVDYLITDYPETLEVTDNKSLTVEALGRLLETVPELPEDQTPEPLTPSCTPSPTPDAEPSHTPKTRAATRQEAWVERDAARGVVSLEAGSGLELELADWSTGDATGCYPSLASPSGQQQEQDSLVFSPALARSITYLLSRGRSGRLPRLPPPSDSPPLGDEHPHPGDEHQPPGDEHPPHGAAQLAPILRLTNHAQCVDSDAQLPPTTNRGRRAYLKHVQRMAGCRPLGPEGTPLASPSALLTPHIRLPDIPRRPRRESPHPVLPRPLTPTPITLPKAHWRRAVNDAAIVARLEASLRNIRGSDSDEGEGGNDPATPATPRPHSSTHDHNPRPITYPPPSDSPSPTPTEVETPTPVLMPTLITLDRDPGVTRAEATRIQHREPTTADPHSPHRGQPTKSLTSIRDDEDLRVSLSSSGHVELEITQGSHPGPSPVLGVEQDLQVRSYSKASPTMQKYVRWLSSRVLGQGFADLKGIYFRRITRHQERLNVWEIVYEHDVTYWARVIVDRVLESVINFLLELEEEGRESAIGQEPLVDQRNVSGSDRGTPKRGRSSRRSRNRSRASKETPGDSDPWGEPESQSTADARLQSTADSPNGSEAFQMASSEVESHTDFPAEEGIPHETLVFRGQSSTKPGRRDFPPDGSPVRTQESELRTTRNPRRRSSNSSGRRSSTRTPSELAVDWQTQGQLTPTLQTYFGRRSTSATPSDGQVSSGNEPAKTRTLENVKTMGTPSPVQGDYTPSLTAKKLTSSMQAASAQGHSAAPEHNTQGASPQQSPHSTNEHKERTEDNITKTLGAGYPEGAVSQANPRPDSALLKLGRNYPFRSKRCSMAGSGHGSLHNSTSGPHSGAHDRDTPPDISQTSDPPMALGDPGSPVYTQPKDLAVGEDPTGQPQPRCASSQVKTSNRMDDSRSCSSRSVWDFVEESPSLTSYELHRLFRSPALSVGRPRRWTPRSPSPTMGELRALIQREEGLATVDEATSMLATEGSGDGGACGGRPADETSLRTDAEL from the exons ATGGCCAAGACGAAGGCAGGCCCCGGCCGCCAGATTAATCGCCTCCGcctcaataacaacaacaacaacaacaagaaacatATGCAAAATGGCCTTTACGTCCACTCGTCCCCGCCCAAAG cccTGAATGACGACACGGGCCCAGCGACCGCCAAGATCCGCGAGTACATACGCGCCGCGGACGTCGAAGCCTTAGAAAACGTGGTGTTGCTGGGCCAAGGCACCAAGTTGATCAACCAACATGCCACGGATCAGAGGGTTAGAAACTTCCTCAAGACCGTCCCTTCGTATATG TCCAAGATTGACCTGGTCCACGACTCGGTGGAGAAGGGCAATTTGCGAGACCTAAAAGCACTCTTGGACCGAAGGAAACTGGCGCGGTCGAAAGATGCACAG GGCGTTGGTCTCCTGCACAAGGCCGTGGTCCACGGACACCGAGACATCGTAGATTACCTCATCACAGATTACCCCGAAACACTGGAGGTCACCGACAAT AAGTCGCTGACGGTGGAGGCGTTGGGTCGCTTGTTGGAGACGGTGCCAGAGCTGCCTGAGGACCAGACTCCTGAACCTCTCACGCCGTCATGCACGCCCTCACCCACGCCCGACGCCGAACCCTCACACACGCCCAAGACCCGTGCGGCCACAAGGCAGGAGGCGTGGGTGGAAAGAGACGCTGCCCGTGGGGTTGTGAGTCTCGAGGCGGGGTCTGGGCTGGAGCTGGAGCTGGCCGACTGGTCCACAGGCGACGCCACCGGCTGCTACCCCAGCCTGGCCTCCCCATCcggccagcagcaggagcaggacagCCTGGTCTTCTCGCCCGCCCTCGCCCGCTCCATCACCTACTTGCTGTCCCGGGGCCGCAGCGGCCGCCTACCTCGCCTGCCCCCGCCGTCGGACTCGCCACCACTCGGAGACGAACACCCACACCCCGGAGACGAACACCAACCCCCCGGAGACGAACACCCGCCCCACGGAGCCGCCCAGCTAGCCCCCATCCTTCGTCTCACCAACCACGCCCAGTGTGTTGACAGCGACGCTCAGCTGCCGCCCACCACCAACCGCGGGCGGCGGGCCTACCTGAAGCATGTGCAACGTATGGCTGGCTGCCGCCCACTCGGACCTGAGGGCACGCCTCTCGCGTCCCCAAGcgcccttctcacaccacacatccgtCTGCCAGACATCCCACGACGACCGCGGCGGGAGTCGCCACATCCCGTCCTGCCCAGACCACTGACGCCCACGCCCATTACCCTGCCTAAAGCCCACTGGAGGAGAGCCGTCAACGACGCGGCAATCGTGGCGCGTCTGGAGGCTTCCCTCAGAAACATCCGTGGCAGCGACTCTGACGAGGGTGAGGGGGGTAACGACCCAGCCACTCCAGCAACGCCTCGGCCTCACTCCAGCACCCACGACCACAACCCACGACCCATCACCTATCCCCCTCCCTCAGACAGCCCATCACCCACGCCCACGGAGGTAGAGACGCCCACCCCTGTGCTGATGCCCACGCTCATTACCCTCGACAGAGACCCTGGTGTTACCAGAGCAGAGGCCACACGTATCCAGCACCGGGAACCTACAACAGCCGACCCACACTCACCACATCGAGGCCAACCCACCAAGTCGCTCACGAGCATCAGAGATGACGAGGATCTAAGGGTCAGCCTCTCCTCCTCGGGTCATGTGGAGCTGGAAATCACGCAGGGCAGTCATCCGGGGCCGTCCCCGGTACTGGGAGTCGAGCAGGACCTTCAGGTGAGGTCGTACTCGAAAGCCTCCCCAACGATGCAGAAATATGTGCGTTGGCTCTCCTCGCGGGTCTTGGGCCAGGGGTTCGCCGACCTTAAGGGCATCTACTTCAGGAGGATCACCCGTCACCAGGAGAGGCTGAATGTATGGGAGATTGTGTATGAGCACGACGTCACCTACTGGGCCAGGGTCATCGTCGACCGAGTCCTGGAGAGCGTCATTAACTTCCTGTtggagctggaggaggaagggcgggagAGCGCTATAGGCCAGGAGCCACTCGTTGATCAGCGGAATGTTTCCGGGTCTGATCGGGGAACGCCGAAGAGAGGCAGGTCTTCAAGACGGTCGAGGAATCGATCTCGCGCGTCGAAGGAAACTCCAGGGGATAGTGACCCGTGGGGAGAACCAGAATCACAATCCACGGCAGACGCGAGGCTGCAGTCCACTGCAGACTCGCCTAACGGATCAGAAGCCTTCCAGATGGCTTCAAGCGAAGTCGAGAGTCACACCGACTTCCCTGCTGAAGAAGGTATACCACACGAAACGTTGGTTTTCAGAGGGCAATCCTCGACGAAACCTGGAAGAAGGGATTTTCCTCCAGACGGCAGTCCAGTACGAACACAAGAATCGGAGCTTCGAACTACTAGGAATCCCAGAAGGCGATCTTCGAACTCATCTGGAAGGCGTTCAAGTACCCGGACGCCTAGCGAGCTGGCAGTCGACTGGCAGACCCAGGGTCAACTAACCCCAACACTTCAGACTTACTTTGGACGCCGTAGTACGTCCGCAACCCCTAGTGACGGCCAGGTCTCATCAGGAAACGAACCAGCAAAGACCAGAACGTTGGAGAATGTGAAGACCATGGGCACTCCTTCACCAGTCCAGGGTGATTACACGCCTTCACTTACTGCCAAGAAGCTAACCTCATCCATGCAGGCAGCCTCAGCCCAGGGCCACAGTGCGGCACCTGAACATAACACGCAAGGTGCATCCCCACAACAAAGTCCTCATTCCACAAATGAACATAAGGAACGCACTGAAGACAATATTACAAAGACTTTGGGGGCTGGGTATCCAGAGGGTGCTGTATCCCAGGCCAACCCCAGACCAGACTCGGCGTTACTGAAGCTCGGGAGAAATTATCCATTTCGGTCCAAGAGATGCTCGATGGCGGGCTCAGGACACGGATCTCTGCACAACAGCACAAGTGGTCCTCACTCGGGCGCCCACGATCGCGATACACCACCGGACATCAGCCAGACTTCAGATCCACCGATGGCACTAGGTGATCCGGGGTCTCCGGTGTACACACAACCGAAGGACTTGGCTGTAGGTGAGGACCCAACGGGGCAGCCGCAGCCAAGGTGCGCATCGTCGCAGGTGAAGACCTCGAACAGAATGGACGATTCTCGCTCCTGTTCGAGTCGAAGTGTCTGGGATTTCGTTGAGGAGTCTCCTAGCCTCACCTCGTACGAACTCCACCGTCTTTTCCGTTCTCCGGCCCTCAGCGTGGGCCGGCCGAGGCGTTGGACCCCGAGGAGCCCGAGCCCGACGATGGGCGAGCTCCGAGCCCTCATCCAGCGGGAGGAAGGTTTGGCCACTGTTGACGAGGCGACCTCCATGTTGGCTACCGAAGGCTCAGGCGATGGCGGTGCTTGCGGTGGTCGGCCGGCAGACGAAACCTCGCTACGCACAGACGCAGAGCTGTGA